Proteins from one Fragaria vesca subsp. vesca linkage group LG6, FraVesHawaii_1.0, whole genome shotgun sequence genomic window:
- the LOC101307024 gene encoding transcription factor MYB113-like — protein sequence MEGYFGVRKGASTKEEDELLKQFIEIHGEGKWHHVPLKSGLNRCRKSCRLRWLNYLKPNIKRGEFAEDEVDLIIRLHKLLGNRWSLIAGRLPGRTANDVKNYWNTYQRKKDQKTASYAKQLKVKSQENTKATTIVRPRPRTFIKRFNFTERYENIEHNHSEMSYTSSLPTAPPQTLQLENVTDWWKDFAEDSTESIDRTMCSGLIGLEDHDFFTNFWVEDTVQSASNDLVNISYV from the exons ATGGAGGGTTATTTCGGTGTGAGAAAAGGTGCATCGACTAAAGAGGAAGATGAACTTCTGAAACAGTTCATCGAAATTCATGGAGAAGGCAAATGGCATCATGTTCCTCTCAAATCAG GCTTAAACAGATGCAGGAAGAGCTGTAGACTGAGATGGCTGAATTATTTGAAGCCGAATATCAAGAGAGGAGAGTTTGCAGAGGATGAAGTTGATTTGATCATCAGGCTTCATAAGCTTCTAGGAAACAG GTGGTCTTTAATTGCCGGAAGATTGCCAGGAAGAACTGCCAATGATGTGAAGAACTATTGGAATACTTATCAAAGGAAAAAGGATCAAAAGACGGCTTCATACGCAAAGCAACTGAAAGTTAAATCTCAAGAAAATACAAAAGCCACCACAATTGTAAGACCTCGACCACGAACCTTCATCAAAAGGTTCAATTTTACGGAGAGATATGAAAATATAGAGCATAATCATTCAGAAATGAGTTATACCAGTTCTTTACCAACAGCACCACCACAGACTCTACAATTAGAAAATGTAACTGATTGGTGGAAAGATTTCGCAGAAGACAGTACAGAGAGCATTGATAGAACAATGTGTTCTGGTCTTATTGGTTTGGAGGATCATGACTTCTTCACAAACTTTTGGGTCGAAGATACGGTACAATCGGCAAGCAATGATCTAGTCAACATCTCCTACGTATGA